GATGTGAGCAACTAATTTTGGACAACATGCATGTTGTACGCAACCCACCCTCAACATTTGTGCGCGCACAACACGCACCGAAATTTTTGGAGATGTTAATGGGGGGTGAATGTGCGTATGTTTTGGCCAGTCTTTTGATCTAGTAATTATTTTTAATCAGAGGATCAGAAGATCCCCTCGGCCACCTTTTGCCAGCAATAGCCTGTATACGTCTTGGGTTGCCTGCGTAGTATACATGGGCCTGCAGATTAGAGGATTGCATCAGAGATATAGAGTAAACCTAGCCCATTAGTTCCATCTGTGGGGAGGGTAACAGCCTGCTTTGCTGGCTTcttttcctcttccttttcGTTCAATTCTTGAGAAATTGTTCTTCTTACCATCCCATCGAGTAAGAGAGCTGTTTTCTCCCTAAAAGTTACTACAAATCTTTATGTTTTTCTCATTACATAGAAAATCCGCTACAAACCCTGGCGTACGTGCACAAACATatagggaataagttcactttatgtCCCTCAATTTATCACCGAGTCTGAAATTCATCCTTAAACCGAAATACCAGATATAACAAGTATCTCAATTTATAAAACCGGACCATCTGAGATCCTAGGCAGTATTACGTCTGATTTTAGTTGACGTGGCAAGTTGAATCAGCGTGGGACACGCAaaccccacatgttagtgactagcattttcttcctcctttctctcatcccatctcttctcctctttctcctgtcctctcctctcttcccaaTCCCCTCCTCGGCGACGGATGACGGGAAGACGGCGTACGGTCATCGGGTAAGTCGTCCCTCCTGAATTGCAGCGACCTTACGCCATTGACAAGCAGCATCAGCCATGCCGAGAAGAAGACGAGAGGCGGATGCAGAGGACGCCTCTCCATTGCATCTCATCCGGATGCACAGCACGTTCTATCTTCTCGTCTCCAAGGTAGATCAGGGGCAGTATCAGGATGTATCGATTTCTTATTGTTCGATAGGAAGATCGAATCAGGGCCAGTCCTGACATTTTGGAGGCCCTAGGCAGACTTGACGCTATGGGCCTTGGAGTTAGCCCTTAAGGAgttatatctattttttttacttctaaTACATACAGTATACTCTATAAAGCACATATACCATAGAGTGACACAAATAAACATTTTTAACACGGTAAATAATAAATCAAGCAGTTTGCAAGTTGCGATAGAGCAATTTAATCTTTAATAAATAATATCAATAGTATAATTGACAACTAAAAATACCATAGAAACAAATTAGTATGAACACCTTAATAGGAGACCACAAATATCCCATGTCCCTTATAAAAAAGAGCTTTTTCGCGACCTTATGAGTTATGTATAGCACCCGACAAATGTTTCTAGGTAATATTGTAACACCTGAAGCAGTGAAATTGCAAAGTAAATTGATAGAGGCATAGCTGCATAAAGCTTGTCGATTGACTTCTAGGTCTGTGACCTACCTTCAGCCTGAAGAAGAGGGGCGAATGGGAAATGGCCGATGAGCCGATGACAATCACAGATCACGCGGGCAGGGCAGGGACCAGCCACCATCCAGGCAGCCGATAGGAAGCGTCGACAGCGATACCGCCTTGGCGGCTTGGCCGATGGGCGACGGCGATCAGGCGCTATAGGCTAGTGGCGCCGATGCGGTCTCGGCACTCACGGCGGCCTCTCGCGGACTAGGACATCGGCGAGACCGTGACGAAGCGACGCGGCTCGGCCTGGGCCTGCGCTGCGGTTCTCATGGTGTGGGGCCGGTGGGCAGGGCGGCAGGCGAAGCGACGCGCACGCGCACTGCTCCCTGGCTGATCGCTGATTCGCTGAGCAGTTGAGGGCGACCTGAGGCGCGCGTCTGGGGCTCTGGGCTGTGGCTAGGCCTGTTGGCCGGGATGGGGTGGGAGGGGGTAAGTGATGGGCCCCCTCTGGCCTGGGCCCTAGGCGGTCGCACAACCCGCCTAGGCCTAGGGCCGGCCCTAGATCGAAAAATTCACGATTTTATTGTACTCTTAGACATTAATTTCTTCGGGACGTCCTTTTCAAGAAATGTCAAGGGAAAAACAGCTCAGCCGAGCCAGCCAATCAACATTTCGGCTCCTGGCTTGGCCCACCGTTGGAAACTCATGGAGGGAAGCGAATCAGGTTTCATTATGCCGCCCGTCTCTCCGCCGGGCGCTGCCTTCGTTTCCCACCGGCTGCAGCTCGTCGTGCTGTCCTTCATGCCACTCGTCACCTTGGAGGGGATTgggaagagaggaggggagagaggaagaatATAGTGCTAGCCACTGACATATGGGACCAGTGTTCCTACCCTGACTCAGCTTGTCACGTTAGCTAATACTGATGATACTACTAGATTTCAGGTGATGCGGTTTTGTACATTGAGAGACTTCTTGTATTGGTATTTTGGTTAGGGATGACTTTCAGACTTGGTTACAAATTCAGAGacttaaagtgaacttattccaacatACGAGTTGGGCTGTAAGTGTGTAGAGTGTGGTAGTCATGGACAAAAGGggaaaggaaaaagtccactttgactttCTTAATTGTtcaccgaatctaattcgtgaTCCTTAACTACAAAACCGGGCAGGATGACTCCCCCAATTATTAAAACTAGTACAAATTGaatccctcagcggttttggagggcggttttgctgacgtggcatgctgACTTGGCCCATTATGCTGACGTGTCAGCCCAGTCATAAGGCCCACATGCAATTGATTagggaaaaatataaaaaacgtaGGGCCAGCTTGTCAGGGCCCTCTTCTCCctctatctttaaaaaaaaaacagcagagcaactgccgtcggcggcgatggcgatggcggtggtgcGGGGCGGCAGCAgtggatggcgatggcgatggctgTCTGTGGCGCCGCTTCGCctcgtcgccctcctcctcctctttcatGGCCGACTGCTGCGTCGCGCACGCCACCCTTGTGGAGCGCGGCGCCGCTCTAGCCAACCGCCTGGAGGTGGCGCGCTCGCTCCTCGGCGAGAACGACTACACCATCACGCGCTGCAGATGCGGGCCCGTGTGGCAAATCCTCCGGCGCAACCTTGTCGCCGAGATGCTGCACCCGTCGCGCGTCCGCCTGGTGGGGAGGCCGAGGGAGGATACAACAGATCAACAGCAACTCGTGTTTCCTGGTAACAACTGCAGAGCTGAGCAGGACACAAGCCGCCGCAAGATTTCATCAGTGATAATCTTCTTTTGAAAATTAATCATCAGTGATAATCGAGCAGGGCAGGCGTATCCTTGAGATCCATCCCCTGGAAATGCACATCCTGCATGCACATCACAAGCAAGCAAAAATAATTCAGTCATCACAAACCTACACAAAGCACACATCAAGCTTGGGAATTCACACGCACGCACGTACCGATGCGAAATGGTTGACGTCGCGGTGGTGCGCCTCATCGGCGcagacaacgacgacgacgtccttgAGCGTGGCGTCGGCAGGGAGCCGCCAGTAGTCGATGGCGATCGGTGGCGTGGGGACGTTCTCAATCTTGCCGGCCTCGATGTCCTTGAGGTACTCGGTGTAGgagtcactactagaaaaatcatttgttgccacgaaaaaaatcgtgacatcaatactaaaattgtggcaatacatacatgttgccacaattgtaaaatcgttgctagccgtgataataggttattgcaataatttttattttgtggtaataaatttagatgttgccacggaatggatgtggcaaaaagtcatattgcaacacttcacatcgttgtaataaaaattattgccaccactccatatgtggcattagctttacgtaccaaattaaaagttcaaatattaatctatcatgctatctatttatctacttattttttttgattttgtgtCTTGGCTAGGATTCGAACCCAAGACCTATCCTTCACGCGTGCTCTcctttaccaactcacctacgtATCAATTCTGTTGGAAAATGTATATCGTTTCATTTGAGCCTAGctaactgagatttgaatcatagatttgaatatctaaaagatttcaaatgaaaaagttatcacctacaaaattgtagatctcgtcgagagctatatttttcatataaaatttgtctcaatccgtgtccatatgaaaaaattaagttaaattatgtgacgacaatttttttattgcaacgaatttgttgatcgtggcaacaaaaaatagtgaaaagtaccatgtactatataaattgccacaaaaattaaaattgtggcgatagaacatgttttttgcaACAGTACGATTTTTTGTGGCGATATCTCATTTTCTATAGCAACAAAAGTACTAAATAAAACAACGATTGCAgatcgttgcaataaaaaataattatttgccacagaaaaattatcattgcaatatattgctacgaattattttttgttgtaataattTGGTGGCAATAGCTCAATTATCTTGTAGTGAGTGGATGGCCTCCTCTTCGAGGTAGCCGATGACGCGGTGCGCGAGCTTGGGGGAGAGGAGGTAGCTGAGGAAGTAGGCGTTGAAGAAGACGCGTTGGTCGGCGAGCACGAGCGTGCGCTCGTACCACCTCAGCTTGGCCACCTCCATGAAGGTCATGAGGTGCATCTGCTCGTTCTCGGCCTCCTCTAACAGCGCGCGTATCCAGCCACCGCTGTGCTCGAAGCTGGTGGCGCTGGCTCAGTCCCGGGCCTTCCTCTCCGACTACCTCATCAACACCACCAACGGTCACCCCTTCATCTTCGAGGGtgccttcttcctctccctcgccaCCCGCATCAACTTCGGCACCCCCACCACCGACCCCGTCCGCTACCCCGACGACTGCGTCTGGGAGTCCGACATGGCGCGCAGCCCAACTTCCTCGTTGAGGTCGCGCCCGCTACCGCCTAGACCTGACCGAGGCTCGAGAGCGAAGCTCGGCGGCCGTGGCCcctcgcccgccgtcgccgccgtggccccccgcccgccgtcgccgccggcggcgccccccGCTTGCTGaattgggagggagagagagataagggggagattggggaggatgaggaagggatagactgacatgtgggccccacaaagTCTTCTTCTATGTGAATGACGAATGGGTCCCACGTGTATGTTTTTAGTtataatgccacctaagcgtcACGTCAACAGCAGACCAAGTCAACATTGCCAGGTAGACGCCACGTCAACGAAACCACtcttcaaaaccgccgagggattcAATTTGTACTAGTTTTAGTAATTGGAGGAGTCATTCTACCCGGTTTTCTAGTTAAGGGTCACGAATTAGATTCGATGAACAATTAAGGGAGtctaagtggactttttccaaaGGGGAAACCAACAGACAAGTTGGGCTGTAAGTGGTTAGCGGCCCATGGAACAGCCTTAGTTGTGCGTGTGTTAGCTAGAAGCTGGTTATATTAcagagtaaattttagaaaaccaTGTGTATTAAGACATGTGGCATCTAACTTAGGTATTATGGTTttaaagtttcacaaaatccCATCCTTATGCGTTTTGAGTGTAAATTTACTTAAAATTCAATAGCAATGAGAGTACATAAAAAATTTAGTTATTGAGTTTCTATTAAGATTggtaaaaatccaaaataaaatacaaatagTCCGATCATCAAACgggtaaaaatttaaaaaggaaATGTGACCCGAGTCGATCATGTGGCCAAAAATAGAAAATCCGAGTTGATCGTGCGCTGCTCCGAACATGCGGTTGATTACGAATTGACATTATTTTCCCACGTAACGCAGATATAGGCCACGCCCACGACGATTGGATATGGGAAAAGTCTAATTTATCCACTAAACTATTGggtgagtacgaattaccctcaTATCCCGAAAATCAAACATATTTCACCCTCCACCACTAAAatcggatgaattacccccttgACCCAATCCAGAGTGGTTTTGTCCTACCGCGTGGTGTCTGATAAAccaatccaaaaataaataaataaagaaggctacctcacccctctcttttttctctctgtCGAGGCAGCCTACATTGTGGGTGCTCGTGGTGGTGTCCATGGCAACAGCCAGCCGTCCACGCCGAGGTCCATCCCCTTCTCCCTGTTGCGCGTCTGCAATGCCCTCCTGGCCTCCGCCGAGCTCGATgcccctctcccctcttcctttCTTCCTCATTTTGGCGGTCGACCGACGGCGGCATGGCGCGATGCGATGGAGTAGACGGCAGGGGCAAGGCGTGTGGCAGCATCGGTGATGACAGAGATGACGCGGCAAATGCAGatatgatgaggacatcactttGTCGGATACACTCATAACTTCACACGTTCCAATGATAATTCCAAGTCCAAGTTCAGTTCGGCCTTCGGAGAcagcactgacttcaaacggacctagcgccttcatgccaactccgatttgggtgatcttggacttAGTGGAAAGATTATCTCgctacctttcaaacgcatctggtctcatgtccaaattcatctcgagtcaacgggaatcgccAAAACAAGACAGTGCTGTTGCTAaaaccgaacttgggccttgggccttgtaatagactaggcccatctcggaagtgtctccctccacctccacaaattagcacttaaccctagctttattttcctctacAAATAGCTTTATACATCCTAAAAAATAactgggttttgtttagttgaattttgccaagtgccattcaccttgtctctagtcctcgttcgattagtcggcgactattgattcagagcccccaacagttggtgtgttgatttgccgagtcgattagatctaccacttcaatcgcaactattcctttgtgtttaatcacctattcgcaatatttagattgcatcttatcttgttcttgcagtgttctctcgtttgtattgcagggatcatcaaccgcacgtcacggttggtacgacatcgtttgtggtgtagcgattgcacgacgtcctggacttgttctggttggtagccacgtcgcaaacgtcgcactcgatcaaagcgagagttatcccctcaccagaaaatcaggccacgagagagagcgtcatcaaGATAGGCGCAACACCGAGCCTCCGCCGCCACTCTGAGTTGCCTCTCCTGTCCCCACCCATTGCCGCCGTCCTCGGCTCCCCCTCCGTCGTCCCTGCCCTACCTCCGTCGTCCTCGCTCGCCGCTGCCATCCTTAGCTCCCCCTCTGTCGTCCCCACTCGCCGCCACCGATGCAAGTTGCTCCCtatcctcgcccgccgccgatcTTAGTTGCCTATCCCGTCCCCGCCCTGCCTCCGTCGTCCCCGCCCGTTGTCGTTGTTCTCAGTTCACCCTCTGCCATccccgctcgccgccaccgctccgagTTGCATCCTCCATCCCCGCCTACCGCTGCCATCCTCGGCTCCTCCTCTACCGTCCCCTCCCGACAACGCCGCTACCCACTGCCACCGTCCTTGGCTCCCCTACCGCCATCCCCACCTGCTGCCTCCGCTCCgagcctcctcccccgccgccgccatcctcggcTCCCTCTCCGACGGCTGCTCGGTGATATAGAGAGAGGGGGAGccgagaagaggagagagagagaggattgggagagagagagagagagatagagaggtgaggggaaagagatagagaggatGAGACTAATAGGTGGGAccttgctgactggattgccacgtaggaccaaaaccactCTGGTTTAAGTCAGGGAGGTTCTTCATTTGGTATTGgtagttaagggtgaaaaatgTCTGGTTTTCAGGTCTGAGGAGGTAATTCGTACTCACCTAATAGTTCAAGGGTGTAATCGGACTTTCCCTTAGATTAAAGTGATGGGAAGAAATTAAAATGTAccattcatcctaaaatataagggattttaatatGATGTCAtacggtaattttttttttattttagga
Above is a window of Oryza sativa Japonica Group chromosome 10, ASM3414082v1 DNA encoding:
- the LOC107279045 gene encoding ubiquinol oxidase 1c, mitochondrial-like codes for the protein MSVYPFLILPNLPLISLSLPIQQAGGAAGGDGGRGATAATAGEGPRPPSFALEPRSGLGGSGRDLNEEVGLRAMSDSQTQSSGATSFEHSGGWIRALLEEAENEQMHLMTFMEVAKLRWYERTLVLADQRVFFNAYFLSYLLSPKLAHRVIGYLEEEAIHSYTEYLKDIEAGKIENVPTPPIAIDYWRLPADATLKDVVVVVCADEAHHRDVNHFASDVHFQGMDLKDTPALLDYH